The Solicola gregarius DNA window GACGGATGGAGGCGACGACGATCACCGTGCTCGACGCGTTGAGCGACCTCGACCGCGAGCTGGCCGCGGGTGACACCACGCTGTACGTCGCCGCGGTACCGGCCGGCGGGCGGCGGGTCGCCGAACGCGTGCGGTGGTACCAGGACCTGCAGGAGCAGGGTCGCGTGCACGCGACGGTCGACGAGGCCCTCGCCGTCGCGGCTCCCTGAGTAGGTCGTACGCACGAAGGGCCGTTCCCGCTGGGAACGGCCCATCGCGGCTACTTCCTGTCAGTCGCGAGACAGCGCGGCCATGGCCTCGGTCTCGAGGTCGAGGTACTGCTCACCGCTCACGTCCACCGCAACCCCGAGCAGCTTGCCGCCGCTGAACGGGAACGGGTTCGTGTACTGCCGGCTGACCGTGTCGGCGCTGTCGAACCCGACGCAGAGTCCGTCGCCGCAAAGGGTGAACTTGCCCACCTGTGCTCGCATCGGCCCCTCGGCGACCACCTGGTCGTCGACGTAGAGCTTGGTGGTGCCGACCGACTCCCTGTGCTCACCCGCACCCTCGCGGGTGAACTCCATGCCGAGCGCGTGCGGACCCGGGGTCAGCTTCTCGGAGACGAAGGTCTGCTCCGGTGGGATGCCGAGGAAGTTGTATACGTAGTGCAGCTTCCCGTCCTTGATGAACAGCGCGTGCCCTCCGAAGCGAGAACCGTGGGCGAAGAGCACCCCTTGCGCGTCCCCGCCGAGGTCGGCGTCCGCGATGATCTTGTACGACCGGCCGCGTACGTTGACCGCCACCCCCTCCGGGACGGCACTCGTGCCCGGGTAATAGATGTACCGGTCACGCGCTGGCTCCGACGACGGGCGATCGATGGTCAGCTGGTCCATCGCGGTCCGGTCGTCCAACGGCAGCGCGTTGTTGACGTCGGCCTCCTCGAACCAGGCGGCGATCAGCTCCTGGACCTTCTCGGGGTACTGGTCGGCGAGGTTCTTCGACTCCGAGCGGTCCTCATCGACGTGGTAGAGCTCCCACTCGTCCTCGTCGAAGTGGCCCTTGCCGGTGATCGGCGGGTGGGTGGCCGCGACCTTCCAGCCGTCCTGCCATAGGCCGCGGGTACCGATCATGCTGTAGAACTGGCGCTTCTTCTGCGTCGGCGCGTCCGCGCTGTCGAAGCTGTACCGCATCGACACCCCGGCCAGCGGGGCCTGCTCGACCCCGCGGTAGACGTCGGGCATCTCCGCGCCCGCGAGGTCAAGGATGGTCGGCACGATGTCGGTGACGTGGTGGTACTGGTGCCGGATCTCGCCCTTGGCCTTGATCCCCTTCGGCCAGTGGATGACCAGCGGGTCACAGGTGCCGCCGGAGTATTGGCTGTAGCGCTTGAACATCTGGAAAGGTGTGCTGAACGCCGCCGCCCAGCCCGTCGGGTAGTGGTTGTACGCCTCCGGGCCGCCCAGGTCGTCCAGCCGCGTCATATTCTCGGCAAGGTCGTCGGGGTAGTTGTTGAAGAACTTGTTCTCGTTCACGGAACCGTGCGTCGATCCCTCGCCGGAGGCGCCGTTGTCGGCGCAGTAGAAGACGATGGTGTTGTCGAGCTGGCCCGTCTCCTCCAGGTAGTCGATGATCCGGCCGACCTGGGCGTCGGTGTACTCGCTGAAGCCCGCGAACACCTCGGCCATCCGGGCGAACAGCTTCTTCTCATCGTCGCCGAGCTCGTCCCACGGCTTGACGTAGTCGGCCGGGTTGGCGTCCTCCTCGGCCATCGGGTTGAACGGCGTCAGCTCGGTGCCCTCGGGCATGATGCCCTTCTCGACCATCCGGGCCAGGACCCACTCGCGGTAGGCGTCGTACCCGTCGTCGAACCTGCCCTTGTACTTCTCGATGTACTCCTGCGGCGCGTGGTGCGGAGCGTGGTTCGCACCTGGGCAGAACCACATGTACCAGGGCTTCGAGGGGTTGGACGCCTGCTGGTCGCGGATCATCTTGATCCCACGGTCGGCGAGGTCCTTGGACAGGTGGTAGCCCTCTTCGGGCGTGTACGGCTGCTCGATGAAGTGGTTGTCCTCGCACAGGTCGGGATACCACTGATTGGTCTCGCCGCCGAGGAAGCCGTAGAACCGGTCGAAGCCCATCTGCAGCGGCCACTGCTTGCGGCTGCCGCCGGCGGAGTTGTCCTGCTCGGGGACGTTGTGGTCCTTACCGAGCCAGTACGTACTGTAACCGTTGTCCTGCAGGATGTGCCCGACGGTGGCGCAGTCGTCGGGGATGCGCCCGGAGTTACCCGGGAAGCCGTTCGTGGACTCCATCAGCGACGCGATCCCGTTGCGGGTGTGGTTGCGGCCGGTCAGGAGGCAGGAACGGGTGGGGGAACAGAGTGCGGTTGTGTGCCACTGGGTGTACGTCAGCCCGTTGTCGGCCAGCCGCTGCATCGTCGGCATGTTGATCCGGCCGCCGTACGGCGACCAGGACGCCATGCCGGTGTCGTCGTACAACACGACGAGCACGTTCGGTGCGCCCTCCGTCGCGCCCTTGAGCACGTACGGGTCCCAGTCCGGAACCGAGTCGCGGACATCGAGGTTGATGGTCCCTTTGAAGTCTGCGTTGCCTTCCGCCATGAAACCCTGCCTCCGTTGAGTGGACGAAATGCGTCGTGATCGCGCGGCCAACCTATCTCGGGTGTGGGGGAACCGCGACCGAACGACGGGCCGTCGCCGACTCGCACGCGGGCGGAGCATCGGCTCTGTGTTCTAGGCTCGCGTCCATGACGGATGACGCGATCTCCTGGTTGCTCGACTCCGATCCGGCGCTGCGCTGGCAGGTGGAGCGCGACCTGCTGAGCGAACCGCCCGGGGTCTGGGAGGCGACTCGGGCACGAGTCGCGACGGAAGGCTTCGGCGCGCGACTCCTGGCGCTGCAGGATGCCGACGGCCAATGGGCCGGCGGCGCGTACTTCCCGGCGGCCGACTCCGCGGGTGCCGCCGGGGTGGACGACGACGGTCAGCCCTGGACGGCCACGACCTGGTCGCTCAATGCGCTGCGGGAGTGGGGTCTCGACTCGGCCGTGCTGCGCGAGCGG harbors:
- a CDS encoding arylsulfatase, coding for MAEGNADFKGTINLDVRDSVPDWDPYVLKGATEGAPNVLVVLYDDTGMASWSPYGGRINMPTMQRLADNGLTYTQWHTTALCSPTRSCLLTGRNHTRNGIASLMESTNGFPGNSGRIPDDCATVGHILQDNGYSTYWLGKDHNVPEQDNSAGGSRKQWPLQMGFDRFYGFLGGETNQWYPDLCEDNHFIEQPYTPEEGYHLSKDLADRGIKMIRDQQASNPSKPWYMWFCPGANHAPHHAPQEYIEKYKGRFDDGYDAYREWVLARMVEKGIMPEGTELTPFNPMAEEDANPADYVKPWDELGDDEKKLFARMAEVFAGFSEYTDAQVGRIIDYLEETGQLDNTIVFYCADNGASGEGSTHGSVNENKFFNNYPDDLAENMTRLDDLGGPEAYNHYPTGWAAAFSTPFQMFKRYSQYSGGTCDPLVIHWPKGIKAKGEIRHQYHHVTDIVPTILDLAGAEMPDVYRGVEQAPLAGVSMRYSFDSADAPTQKKRQFYSMIGTRGLWQDGWKVAATHPPITGKGHFDEDEWELYHVDEDRSESKNLADQYPEKVQELIAAWFEEADVNNALPLDDRTAMDQLTIDRPSSEPARDRYIYYPGTSAVPEGVAVNVRGRSYKIIADADLGGDAQGVLFAHGSRFGGHALFIKDGKLHYVYNFLGIPPEQTFVSEKLTPGPHALGMEFTREGAGEHRESVGTTKLYVDDQVVAEGPMRAQVGKFTLCGDGLCVGFDSADTVSRQYTNPFPFSGGKLLGVAVDVSGEQYLDLETEAMAALSRD